TGGCCGCCGTTGGCCAGTTCGGGCGCGTAGGTGCCCGGGTGCCCCTCGACCAGCGCCACGTCGTGCGGCTCCGGCGCGTACTCCACCCGGAGCCTCGCCGCGCCCTGCTCGGCGGCCTCCGGCGTCCCGGCGACGACCAGGGCGACGTACTGGCCGCGGTGCGCCACCCTCGCGCCCTGGAGGACGGCCAGCGTCGGGTCGTCCGCCTCGCCGAGCCGCGGCGCGTTCCGGTGGGTGAGGACGGCCAGCACCTGCGGGTCCGCGAGGACCGGGTCGCTGTCCACGGCGACGACCTCGCCGCGCGCGATCGTGGCAGGCACCGGGCACCCGTACACGGCCCCGGCGGGCCGCCGGTCGGCGGCGTACCGGGCCGCGCCGGTGACCTTGGCACGGCCCTCCAGGCGGACGTGGTCGGCGGTCATCCGGCGGCCTCCTCGGCGAGATCGGACAGGACGCGGACGGCCAGGTTGCGGACCAGCGGCACCTTGAAACCGTTGTCGCGCAGGGGCCGGGCGGCGGCCAGTTCGGCCTCCGCGGCCTCCCGGAACGACGCCTCGTCGGCGGGCGCACCGAGCAGCAGGTCCTCGGCGGCCCACGCCCGCCACGGCTTGGGTGCCACACCCCCGAAGGCGAGCGCCACCCGGGTGACCCGGCCGTCCCGCACGCCGAGCACCGCGGCGACCGAGGCCAGCGCGAAGGCGTACGAGGCGCGGTCGCGCGCCTTGCGATAGGCCGAGCGCCCCGGGCCGGGCGGCGGAAGCACGACCGCGGTGATCAGTTCGCCGGGCAGCAGCCGGTGCTCCACGTCCGGCCGGTCGCCCGGCAGCCGGTGGAGGTCGCCGAGCGGCAGACTGCGGGCGCCGTCGGGCCCCAGCAGGGCCACGGTGGCATCCAGGGCCGCCAGCGCGACCGCCATGTCCGAGGGATGGGTGGCGACGCAGTGCTCGGAGTGGCCGAGCACCGCCAGATCGCGGTGGACGCCCTCGCGGGCCGGGCAGCCGGAGCCGGGTCGCCGCTTGTTGCACGGCTTCGCGGTGTCCTGGAAGTAGAGGCAGCGGGTGCGCTGCAGCAGGTTCCCGCCGGTGGTCGCCGCATTGCGCAGCTGCCCGGAGGCGCCGGACAGCAGCGCCTGCGACAGCACGGGGTACGCCGTGCGCACGAGCGGGTGCGCGGCCAGATCCGCGTTGCGGACGAGCGCGCCGATGCGCAGGCCCCCGTCCCCGGTCGGCGCGATGTCGGCCAGCGGCAGCCGTCCGAGGTCGACCAGCAGCCGGGGCCGCTCCACGCCCAGCTTCATCAGATCGACCAGGTTGGTGCCCCCGCCCAGGTAGCGGGCGTGCGGGTCGGCTGCGAGCAGCGCCACCGCCTCCGCCGGATCGGCAGGGCGCAGATAGCCGAACTCCTCATGAGACCGCCGCCAAGACGGCCCGGACGATGGCAGGGTAGGCGCCGCACCGGCAGATGTTGCCGCTCATCAGCTCGCGGACCGCCGCCTCGTCGAGCACCTCCCCGGCCGCCCCGGCCTCGGCCGGCAACGCGACCGCGGAACAGAGCTGCCCGGGCGTGCAGAACCCGCACTGGAAGGCGTCCTCGTCCAGGAACGCCTGCTGCACCGGGTGCAGCGCGTCGCCGTCGGCGAGCCCCTCGACGGTCGTCACCGCGGAGCCGTCGAGGGCGACGGCGAGCGCCAGGCAGCTGTTCAGCCGCCGCCCGTCGACCAGCACTGTGCAGGCCCCGCACTGCCCGTGGTTGCAGCCCTTCTTGGGGCCGGTCAGGTCCAGGTGCTCGCGCAGCACGTCGAGCAGCGTGCACCGGTTGTCCAGCACCAGGGTGTGGTGCGTGCCGTTCACCTCCAGGCCCGTCCGGGTCTCCGTCGTACCGGGCATCCGCCTGCCTCTCTCGATGCCGTCCGGCCTGTCCGTCCGGCCGGTCCGCAGAGGGATCCCACCCGGCGCCCCCGACCACACCCGGCGGGCCGCACGACCACCGGATCGCCGCACCGTTCCTCCCGCACCGGCCGCACCGGCGGAACGCCGTCCCTAGCGCTGTTGAGCGCCACCGCACCGGGCAGACGCAGCTCACGGGCCACCCCACGGACGGGCGTGCCCCGCACCAGCGAGGAGCGCGCCATGAACCCCTTCGAACGCACGCTGCGCGCCGTCGACCGTGCGCAGCGGCGGCGCACCGCCCCCGCCGTGGTCGTCGGCGTCGTCAAGAAGTACGGCGACGACCGGGGCGGCCTGCTCGCCGCCCTGATCACCTACTACGGCTTCGTCGCGCTGATCCCCCTGCTCCTGCTGCTCAGCACCGTGCTCGGCTTCGTGCTGCACAGCCACCCCGGCGCGCAGCAGGCGGTGCTCGACTCGGCGCTCGCCGACTTCCCCATCATCGGCGACCAACTGCGCCAGAACGTCCACTCCGTCCAGGGCAGCGGATTCGCTCTGGTCGTCGCCCTGCTCGGCCTGCTCTACGGCGCCCTCGGCATCGCCCAGGTCCTCCAGCACGCGATGGCCGAGGTCTGGAACGTCCGCGGCACCGACCGGCCCGGCTACTGGGCCCGCCTGGCCCGCAGCCTCCTGCTGCTGGCCGCCCTCGGCACCGGTCTGGTGCTCGCCACCGCCTGCGCCGCCCTGGTCGGCACAGCCCTGGCCGGACCGGCCGCCCGGATCGGCGGGCTTCTCCTGTCCGCCGCCCTGAACACCGCCCTCTGCCTGGCCTGCTTCCGGATCCTCACCCCGAAGGAGATCGCGACCCGCAGCCTGTGGCCCGGCTGCGTCCTGGCCGGCCCGCTGTTCACCCTGCTCCAGGCCTTCGGCGCGCTGCTGGTCACCCGCGAGCTCCGGCACGCCACGGCGATCTACGGCTTCTTCGCCACGGTGATCGGCCTGCTGTCCTGGATCTACCTGGCGTCCCAGGTCACCGTGTACGCGGCCGAGGCCAACACCGTCCTCGCCCGCCGACTGTGGCCCCGCAGCCTCCTGCAGCCGCCGCTCACCGGCCCGGACCAGGAGGTGCTGGAGGCCCTCGCCCGCCAGGAGGAACGCCGTCCCGAGCAGCATGTCGACGTCGATTTCACCGGCGCCTCCCGCGCGAAGGACGGTGACCGGGCGTCAGGCGGTCCCCCTGCGGACGGCCCGTCATGAGCGCATTGTCGACAGCATGTTGGGCCGGACGGGTGACGTCGGCCACAGTCCTGTGCTCCGGCCGCATGCGGCGTGGCAGGACGGGCAGACGGCGCGCCGAGACATCTGCACAGAGGAGTGCCATGCCCGCCACCGTCGAGCACGAGTCGACCGTCCACCTCACCGGCCCCGCGGCCGGCGACCTCCGGATGCTGATGCGGTACCGGAGCGGCGATCCCTACGCCGTGCGCCTGGTGTTCCTCGATCCCGACGAGCCGGACACCCCCGATGCGCCCGACGGTCGCGGCGCGCAGGACGGTCGCGCTGCGGGGGAAGGTCGCGCTGCGGAGGACGGCGCGGTGACCTGGTGGCTCGGGCGGGAACTCCTCACCGTGGGGCTGGCCAGGCCCTGCGGGACCGGCGATGTGGCGGTGCGCCCGCTGACCGCGGAGCTGCTGGAGCTGTCCTTCGCCGCCCCCGGCGGCGCGGCGGTCGTGCACGTGAGCACCCGGGCGCTGCAGACGTTCCTGCGGGCGACGTACGCGCTGGTGCCCGCCGGGTCGGAGACGGCCCGGCTCGCCGTGCCCGACGATCTCTCGGTCCTCTTCGAGTCGTCCGGGGAGAATCCCTGGTGAAGCCACCCAGCGGCGCCGGTGCCGGATCCGGGCCGCCGCCACGGCGCCGGGTCCCCGGGTCCTCCCGGGCTCGCCGGTAGCCTCGGATCGGCGGGTACACGGCGGTACACGGCGGGCCGGAGGGACCGACATGAGCGGGGAGCGGATGCACAGGATCGTGGTGGTGCGGCATGCCAAGGCGGACCCGAAGCAGCACACCGTGCACCCCGACCACGAGCGGCCCCTGACCGACCGCGGCCGGCAGGACGCCGTGCTCGCGGGCCGCTGGCTCGCCGGGCCCGGCCCGGCCGTCGACCGGGCCCTCGTCTCGACCTCCGCGCGGACCCGGCAGACCTGGGAGCTGATCGCCGCCGAACTGCCCCACCCGCCCCCGGCAGCCTTCGAGGAGGGCCTCTACCACACCGCCCCCGACACCATCCTCGCCCGGCTCCGGCGCCTGCCGAAGGACACCGCCAGCGTCGCACTCGTCGGCCACAATCCCGGCATCCGCGAGCTCGCCCTGGACCTCGCCGGCAGTGCGACCGGCGATCTGCGGACCCGTCTGGAGGAGTCCGGCCTCCGCACCGCAGGCGTCCTCGTCCTGAGCTTCCCCGGCCCGTGGAGCGACCTCGCCCGCGGCACCGCACACCTGGACACCGCCTGGTCGCCCCGCCCCTGAAACCGGTCGCCCGACAGTCCGGCCCACCGCTGCGGCCACCCCTCCCCGCCGAAGGAGACGAGACGGTTGGAGCACACCGCGCACGGTTCCCCGCCCGACCGCGGCGGCGGACCGGGCCGCGACGAGACCCCGCAGGAACGGGCCGACCGGCGCTGGAACGAGGTGCTCCAGGAAGTCCGCGTCGCGCAGACCGGCGCCCAGATCCTCTTCGGCTTCCTCGTCAGCGTCGCCTTCACGCCCGTCTTCGCCCGCCTCGGCAGCTTCGACACGGACCTCTACGTCGTCACCGTCGTCCTCGGCGCCTGCGCCACCGGCACCCTCATCGCACCGGTGTCCTTCCACCACTTCCTCGCCGGCCACAACCTCAAGCCCGCCCTCGTCCGCACCGCCTTCCGCATGATCGCGTTCGGCCTGGCCCTGCTCGCCCTCACCATCGGCTGCGCGCTGCTGCTCCTGCTGCGGACGGCCACCGGCAACCCCACCCTCGCCTGGATCCTCAGCGCCGCCGTGATGGGCTGGTTCGCCACCTCGTGGCTGCTGCTCCCCCACCTCGTCCTGCGCCGCGCCGAGCGGAGCAGGGCCGCACGCTGACCGGCCGCGGCACGGTGAACGCCCGCGGCCCCGTGACCGGGCACTCAGGGATCGGTCTCCTCGACGACGGTGTCGAGGAGACCGGCGCGGCCGCCGCGGCGCAGCTCGCGGCGTTGCCGGACGGCGCCGTTGCCGTCCTGGAGGAGCCGCCCGAGGACGGGTTCGACCCGGTCGGTGTCGCCGTTGTCGGCGAGTGCGGGGCCAAGGGCCTGCAGGACGCGTCCGACGACCGCGGGCGGGGAGTCCAGCGTGCCGCCGATCGGGTCGTAGAGGCGCTCGGTGCAGCCGTGGCGTGCCGCGTACCAGACCGCGGCGGACAGGGTCTCCTGGTGCGGGTGCGGGTGCGGCGGCCGGTCCGGATGGGGGAGCCCATGGGGCTGCCCCTGCCCCTGCCCCGCCGAGCGGCCGGCCAGGGCCACGGCGGCGACGGCCCGGACCAGCCCGGCCAGCATGACCGCCTCGTCGACGCGGAGCTGGACGTCCATGGCCCGGATCTCGACGGTGGGGTAGCGCTCGGACAGCCGGACCTGCCAGTAGAGCTGCCCCACGTCACCGATCAGGCCGCTCCGGACGAGGGCGTGGATCCGGTCGTCGTAGTCGCGGGCGTCGGCGAACCGCGGGGGCACCCCGCTGACGGGCCACCGGCCGAAGACGACCGTCCGCCAGCTGGCGAAGCCGGTGTCGACGCCCTGCCACAGCGGCGAATTGGCCGAGAGTGCGACCAGCAGCGGCAGCCAGGGGCGCAGCCGGCCCAGGACGGCGACACCCGCGTCCCGGTCGGGCACGCCGACGTGGACGTGCATCCCGGTGATGAGCTGCTCGTCCGTCAGCTGCGGGGCGTCGGCGCGCATGGCGCGGTAGCGGGTGGTGTCGGTCACCGGCACGGGCATGCGGTCCGTGAAGGGGGCGGTGGCGCAGGCCGCGAGTCGGCAGTCGTGGGCCCGGGCGGCCGCTCCGAGGGCGTGCCGCAGCCGTTCCAGGTGGGCGCCGATCTCCGCGGCCGACCCGCAGACGGGGGTGGCGATCTCCAGCTGGGCCTGGAGGAGCTCGCGCTGGACCTCGGAGCCGTCGATCGCAGGCTGCAGGTCCGCCGCCCGCCGGACCTGCCCTGCCCGGGCGGCGGGGAGGCCGGTGGCGGCGTCGAGGAGCAGGTACTCCTCCTCCACACCCACGGTGAGCATGTCCGGCTCGTACCCGCGGTCGGCCGGCCGAATCGTCGGATCCAGTGGGCCGCCGCACCGGGCCGCCACGGCACTCAGCCGGCGGCCGCGCCCATGGTGAGGCGGACGACGGTGCCGTTCTCCGGGCTGGTACGGATCTGGACGAGGTCGCACATCTGCTGGACGAGCCACAGGCCCCGCCCGCCGACCTGGTCCATCGTCGGCCGGAGCCGGCCGGCCATCGGGTCCTCGATGTACCCGCCGTCGCGGAACTCGCAGACCACCCGGGCCTCCTCCGCCCAGGTGCGCAGCGTCCCGCCGCCCGCGTACTTGATGCTGTTGGCGGCGACCTCGGTGGCGGCGAGCAGCAGGTCCCGCAGCCGGTCGCCGGTCAGGCCGTACCGGGCCGCGCAGGCAGTGACCTGCTCGCGGACGGCGGCGAGCCCGCCGGAGGCGAAGGCCAGCTCCTCGTCCGGGTCGCTGGGGTCGCCGAGGACCTCGAAGGCGTACGGCCCCTCGGCGTAGCCGAGTCCGGGCACCGGCCCGTCCGGGCCGAGCACCAGCGGATGGCAGCGCTCCAGCACCTCCAGGGTGCCGCCGGGGACGGTGCCGGTGTCGAACGGGCAGAGCAGCCACCAGACCGGGGACTCGGCGAACGCCCGGTTCAGCAGCCACTCGTGGTAGCGCAGCTCGGCGGTCTCGGCGACCGTCCGGCCCGTCCACCGGTTCTCGCTGATGGCACGGACCGGCCGCCCCGCCTCGGCGACCTTGCCGATCCACGCCTGCCAGCCCGGGATCAGGCGGCCCGGGTTGCTGCCCAGCTCACCGGTGTCGAGGAAGGACACCCGGTCCCCGGTGCCGGCGCCGGCCAGCGCCTCGCGCATCAGCTGCTCGCGCGGGCCCGAGACGGCGACCACGACCGCCTCGCCCGCGCCCAGGGCGTGCTCGACGAACGAGAGGGTGCCGGTCAGGAAGCCGTCCTCGCCCGCGTAGGGGAACAGGATGTGGCGCACGCCCTTCTCCGGGGCGGCAGCGGGAGCGGGAGCGGTGTCGGAGTGGTTCACTGCTTCAGCTCCACGGGGATCTCCGGGTTCTCGAACCCGAGCAGCGACCAGCTGCGGCGGAGGGTGTCGTTGGCGTGGTGGATCTCGATCCGGCGCTCGGGCAGCCCGCGCGCGGCCCCCGCCAGGACGGTCAACCCGGCACTGTCCATGAATTCCAGCCCCCGCATTCCAGGTGCAGCACCGGCGCCAGCGTCAGCAGCTCGCCGAGCGCCGTCCGGAAGGACTCGGCACCCTCGGTGTCCACGACGCCGCTGACGCTCCAGCGGTCCCGGGCCGCGCTGAACAGTCGGAAGGCCGGGCCGACCGCTCCTCTGCCCAGATGGTGCGGATGTACGCCGGCGGCCTGGTCGATGGCCTGCGGTGTCAGCGCCGCCCGGGCGTAGACGCAGACCAGGATCGCGCCGCTGTCGGCGGCGAGGGCGTCCAGTCGCAGCTCGTGGCGGGCGAGGATCTCCGGACGGGTGTCGTCGGCGGGCAGGCCGCTCAGGTCCGCCAGCACCCGCAGGGCACGGAACCCCTGCCGGTCGGCGCGCTCGGCGCCCTTGCTGACCTCGCTGAAGAACGACTCCCAGGACGCGGGGCCGCGGCGCGCCCCGTCCGAGCCCCCGAGCACCAGCACCATGTCGCCGAACAGCTCGCCGTCGGCCATGAACGCCCGCGCCGGCCCGGCCGTGTCCTCGCCCGGACCGACCAGCCAGCAGACGTGGTCCCCGACGTCGACCGGATCGAGTGTCGCCACACCGTGTGCTGTCCTCACCCCAGCTCCTTTGCCCCGCCCCTGACAGGCCACTCTATCCCCGTGGGACCCACCGTCCACCGCTGCGCCTGCCCCGGCCCGGTGCGGTGCGGGGCCGGCCGGCCGGACCGACCCCCGGGGTCACCGGACCGGTCGCCCGTGGCGGGCGATCAGCCGCCGGCGCGCCCCGGCGCTGCCGGACCCGCCGGACGACCGGCCGGCCCACCGGCGTGCGGGGGTGCGGCCGAGCAGCAGGATGACGGCGAGCAGCACGGGCGCGCTCAGCAGAACCAGGATCGACAGCATCGGGAAGCTCCTGTCCTCGGTGAATGATCTTCCCGCGTCTGGCCCCGCCCGGGCACCGGCAAACCCTCGGGCCTGCCGGGGTGTGCTCCGGGCGGATCCGGGCAGAAGTGCCCTCGAACGTCACGACCATGGTCGGGTCCGTGGCGTGGATCGCCGCAGCAAACCATGACATAGCACGCATAAGGGACCGATTTCGGGGAATCGCGCATGCCCTCGCGAATGGGGGGTAGCGGCCGCTGACGTAACGTTGGGCCACCGTCCGGCGACGCCACGACCCCGGGAGAGCGATCCTGATGACAGTCCTCCAGGCCACCACCGTCGCGACCCGCCTCGGTGCCGCGTCCGGCACGTCCGCGTACGACCTCCCGGTCGGCCCGGTGGCGGGGATCGAGGACCTGGGAGCGGTCGCGCCCGCGGACGCCCGGGTGCTGTCGAAGGACCTCTTCCTGCGCCTGCGGGAGCTCGACGAGGGCAGCAAGGAGTACTCGTACGTCCGCGGCACCCTCATCGAGCTCAACATGACGCTGGTGAAGTTCGCCGCCCGGCGCTTCGCAAACCGCACCGAGCCGATGGACGACATCCTCCAGGTGGGCACCATCGGTCTGATCAAGGCCATCGACCGCTTCGACCCCACCCGCGAGTTCGAGTTCGCCACCTACGCCCTGCCCACGATCACCGGGGAGATGAAGCGGTTCTTCCGCGACACCTCCTGGATGGTCCACGTGCCGCGCGGCATGCAGGAGCTGCGGCTGGCGCTGGCCAAGGCCTCCGACGAGCTGGAGCAGGTCCTCGACCGGCTGCCCACCACCGCCGAACTGGCCGCCCACCTCGGCCTGACCGAGCGCGAGGTGATCGAGGGGCGGAAGGCCGCCAACGCCTACCGCGCCCACTCCCTGGACGCCCCCGCCGACAGCGAGGACCCGGACTCCGGTGCGGGCCTGGCCAACCGGTTCTCCGTCGAGGAGACCGGCTTCGAGGCCGTCCTGCACCTGGAGACGCTGAAGCCCTTGATCGCCGCCCTCCCCGAGCGCGACCGGGCGATCCTCTCGATGCGCTTCGGCGCCGAGATGACCCAGGCGCAGATCGGCGAGGAGCTGGGGCTGTCGCAGATGCACATCTCCCGGCTGCTCAACCGCACCCTCGCCCAGCTGCGCACCGCGCTGCTCAGCGACAAGTAGGCCCGGCGCGCCCGGACGCCGCCGCGGCACCCGGGCCGAGGCTCCCGCGCCGACAAGCGGCACGGCAGGGGCGGCACGGCAGGGGCGGCACGGATCGGTCGGCGGTCGCCGACAGCGAGAGAACTGGACGACGGACATGAACGACCCGGCGCACTCCCCGGGGCCTGCGGCACAGCACCTGCCGGGCGGAGAGATCCGGCACACCGGCGACGGTGCCCTGGTCTGCACCCTGACGGGCGAGCTCGACCTGGACGCCGCCGCCGTGGTGGAACCCGTGCTCGCGGAGGCGGTCGGGTCGGGGGCGCCGCTGCTGGTGCTCGACCTGTCCGGGGTGGAGTTCTGCGACTCCTCCGGCCTCAATCTGCTGCTCCGCTCGCGCGCCGACGCGGCGGCGGCCGGCATGGACCTGCGGCTGGCCGCCGCACGGAGCCAGCTGCTCCGGCTGTTCGAGATCACCGGCACGGACCGGGTGTTCGCTCTCGAACCCACCCTCGCAAGCGCCCTCGCCGTCCGATGACGCCCGCCCGAACCCCCGTGGACCGCCGTGGAGCGGCCTTCACCCGCCCGGTCCGACCGCCCACCGGCGGAGGTCGGTCCGGCGGCTTCACCGGAACAGGTGGCGGTCGGGAACAGCCCGTGTCTCCCGGCGTTCCGTGGGCAGGCGTGTCACAGCGCACGGGGTCGGCCGGATGCGGCAGCACCTGGCCTCCGGCGCAGAATCCCGGTGAGTCCGGCTTGACCGACAACGCCGAACGGCGGAGTGAGAACGACATGACTTCGAGCGACCCGAGTACGGGCGGGCCGGCGCGGGCGCACCTTCCGCAGACCGGCCAACGCCGTCGCCTGGCCCTCACGGCGGTGCCGGGCCCGGTGGGCCACGGCCGGCGCTTCGCCCGCCAGGCCCTGGAGGACTGGGGCTGGAGCGACTCCGAGACCCGGACGGACGACATCCTGCTGATCGTCTCCGAGCTGCTCGCCAACGCCTGCCTGCACGGCGGCGGCCCGCGCGAGCTCGTCCTCACCGCCTCGCCCGCGCATCTGCGGGTCGAGGTGCTGGACTGCGAGATGCTGCTGCCGAGCCCGCGCCCGCCGCACCTGGTCGACGCGCCCGGCGGACACGGCCTGCACATCGTTCAGCGGCTCTCCCAGCGCTGGGGAGCGGTCGCCCACGGCGACGGCAAAGCGGTCTGGGCGGAGTTCGACGCCGCCCGCTCCCCGTCCTCGGGACGGCCGTCGCTCCGCTCTGACGTCCTGTCACCGGAGGCCCGGCTCGGGCATGGCCGCTCCCCGGCCGGGTATCCGCGAGCCGACCAGGGCCCGCAGGCCCGTCCCCGCCGAGCGGATCCCGATGCCGCCCGGCCCCGGCCGAGACATCCGGCCGGCTGCGGGCCGACGACGCCGGAGGACCCCATGGCCGATCAGCGACCGCGTTCCCGCACCCCCGCCAGGCCGGCGCAGCAGCCGCGGCCGCCCTCGTCGTCGTGCTCGGCGCGGCGGGCTGTCGGCCCCCGGCGGGACGCCGGCCGCCGGTGACGCCGCGGCCGTCTCCCCCGTGCCCGGTGCGGCGGCCGAACTCCGCCAGGCCGCCGGTGCCACCGCATCGGCCGGCTCCGCCCGGGTGGTCCTGGAGGAGTCCCTGGTCAGCGACGGGAAGACCGCCACCGTGCACGGCGAGGGCGTCGCCCGGCTCGGCGGGGCCGGCAACGGACACTTCACCGTCACCGCCGACGGCCGCGCCACGGAACTGCGCATCGTGGACGGGGTCGTCTACGAGCAGCTGCCCGCCGCGCAGCGCCCGGCGGGGGCACGGGCCGGTCATGGGTCAGGATCGACACCGCGAAGGCCGACGCGCAGGGCACGACCGGCATCCCGGACGTGTCCCGGCAGCTCGCGTTCCTGACCCGGGTCACCGACGTCACCCGGCTGGGGCAGGAGACGGTGGACGGCGCAGCCACCGTGCACTACCGGGGCCGGCTCGACCTGGGGACCGCCGGTGCGCAGCTGCTCGGCGCCTCGCTGCCGTCCGGGGTCCCGGTCGACGTCTGGGTCGACGACCGGCACCGGATCCGGCAGGAGAAGGTCCGGCTGGACGTGACGGCCACCGAGAGTACCCGCGGGGACGGCTCCGCGACGGCATCGCCGACGGCGGCCGCCGAGGTCGTCCTCCGCCTCACGGACTTCGGCACACCGGTGGTCGTGACGGCGCCGCCGGCCGGCGCGACCACGGACCTCGGTGCCCCCGCTGCGCCGGCACGCGTGGGCGGCCCGGGCGTCGGCCGGGCCGGGGCGTGACCTGCCGTCGTCGTCGTACCGGGCCCGCGGGCGCGGGCTGTGGTAGACCGGGGGCGGAGCCGACAGGCGTGGAGGCCGGCGTGGCCGACGAGGACCGCACCCGGGAGCACCCCGGCCCCGGGGCTGCTCCCGCCCGCCGGGGCAGGGCGGTCTCGGTCGCCCGGGAGGTCTGGCGGCAGGCCCGGACGGTCGAGCTCCTCCAGCGGTGCATGGCCTTCGCCGCGCTGTCCTTCGTCACGCTCGTGCCGCTGCTGATCGTGATCGCCGCGGCCTCCGCCACCCGCGGCAGCGGCATTACCGGCTGGTTCGCCGACGGCCTCGGGCTGACCGAGCGCGGCTCCCGGGCCACCCGGGACCTCTTCACCTCCCGCGGACAGGTCCTCAGCACCACCACCGGGATCGGCATCGCCGCCCTCGCGGTCTTCGGGGTCTCGCTGATGGCATCGATCCAGACCGTCTACGAGCGCATCTGGCACCTCGACCGCGGCCCCTGGCACGCCGCCTGGCGTCAGGCCCTCGGCCTGGCCGGCCTGACCGGCTACATCCTGGTCGCCGCCTGGAGCGGCCACCCGTGGCAGCACAGCGCGGCCCAGCCCGCCCTGCGCCTCACGGCCACCCTGCTCGGCGGCATCCTGCTGTTCTGGTGGTTGCAGCGCCTGCTGCTGGGATCGCGCGTCGCGTGGCGGCGGCTGCTGCCGGGAGCCGTGGCCACCATGGCCGGCCTGGCCGGCCTGCGCTTCTTCTCCCGTCTGGTCTTCGCCCCGCTGCTGGTCTCCAACGCGGTGTCCTACGGCGCCGTCGGGACGGTCCTCGTCCTGCAGACGTGGCTGGTGGGGGTCGGCTACACCATCTACGGCGGCGCCATCGCGGGCCAGGCGCTGGCGGCGGCGAAGGAGCCGGACCCGTCCGATCCCCGCCGCGGCCGATGACCGGCCGCCGTCCGACCGGGCCTCCCGACCCTCCACCGGTCTCCCGACCATCCACGGGCCTGCCGATCACGACGACGGCGGCCGGGACCGGTGGACGCCAGGTGTGAACGGCAGCCGGGTGTGCAGACGGTCATGGGGATGCCGCGGCGGCATCCTCCGGATTCTCCGGGCGAGGGGAGACGATCATGACGCGCGGTCGCGAGGAGTTGCGACACCGCCATCCGCGGCACGAACGACGCGGTGAGGCCCGGCTGCCCGCCGTCGCGGCCACGCTGGCCGCGATCCTGCTCTATCTGGCACTGCCCGAACGGCTCCTGGTCGCCCCGCGTTACCTGCTGCCGACGCTGGAGGTGCTGCTGCTCGTCCCGCTGATCGCCGTCAACCCCCGGCGGCTGACCCGCCAGACCCGCCTCTCCCGCGCCGGCTCCCTCACCCTCGTGGCACTGATCGGCGCCGGCAACCTCACCGCACTCGGCGTGCTCATCCACGCGCTCGTCTCGTCCCAGGTCAAGGACGGCGGCCAACTGCTCGTCGCCGCCCTGCAGGTCTGGCTCACCAACATCATCGTCTTCGGGCTCGCCTACTGGGAACTCGACCGCGGCGGCCCCGTCACCCGTACCCAGGCACCGCGCGCCGACCTCCCGCTCGCGGACTTCCGCTTCTCCCAGGACGAGAACGACGACGCCGTCCAGGAGGTCTCCGACGGGGCCAGCGGGTCGTCCGACTGGGTCCCCACCCTGCCGGACTACCTCTACGTCTCGGTCACCAACTCGACCGCGTTCAGCCCGACCGACACCATGCCGCTCTCCACCCGCGCCAAGCTCCTCATGAGCATCGAGAGCATCGCCGCCCTGCTCACCTCGCTGCTCGTCATCGCCCGCGCGGTCAGCGTCCTGCACTGAGCCGGCCCTCCACCTCCCCGCGACCGGACGGGTCCGCTCGCGGGGCGCCGCGGGCCCGGCGATGCTGGCAGGATGATCGAGCTTGCCGTCGAGATCCGCGCCGAGGCGGACGGCCTGGTCATCGTGGTGACGGGGTCACTCGACTACGACCAGGCCGCGCCGCTCGACGACGCCCTTCAGCACGCCCTCACCGACCGCCCCGCGCCCGGCCGGATCACCGTCGACATGGCCGGGGTGACCTTCTGCGACTCGGCCGGGCTCAACGGGCTGCTGCTCGCCCGCCGGCGGGCCGAGCAACG
The Kitasatospora paranensis genome window above contains:
- a CDS encoding glutamate--cysteine ligase; the encoded protein is MLTVGVEEEYLLLDAATGLPAARAGQVRRAADLQPAIDGSEVQRELLQAQLEIATPVCGSAAEIGAHLERLRHALGAAARAHDCRLAACATAPFTDRMPVPVTDTTRYRAMRADAPQLTDEQLITGMHVHVGVPDRDAGVAVLGRLRPWLPLLVALSANSPLWQGVDTGFASWRTVVFGRWPVSGVPPRFADARDYDDRIHALVRSGLIGDVGQLYWQVRLSERYPTVEIRAMDVQLRVDEAVMLAGLVRAVAAVALAGRSAGQGQGQPHGLPHPDRPPHPHPHQETLSAAVWYAARHGCTERLYDPIGGTLDSPPAVVGRVLQALGPALADNGDTDRVEPVLGRLLQDGNGAVRQRRELRRGGRAGLLDTVVEETDP
- a CDS encoding (2Fe-2S)-binding protein, producing the protein MPGTTETRTGLEVNGTHHTLVLDNRCTLLDVLREHLDLTGPKKGCNHGQCGACTVLVDGRRLNSCLALAVALDGSAVTTVEGLADGDALHPVQQAFLDEDAFQCGFCTPGQLCSAVALPAEAGAAGEVLDEAAVRELMSGNICRCGAYPAIVRAVLAAVS
- a CDS encoding YihY/virulence factor BrkB family protein, with the translated sequence MNPFERTLRAVDRAQRRRTAPAVVVGVVKKYGDDRGGLLAALITYYGFVALIPLLLLLSTVLGFVLHSHPGAQQAVLDSALADFPIIGDQLRQNVHSVQGSGFALVVALLGLLYGALGIAQVLQHAMAEVWNVRGTDRPGYWARLARSLLLLAALGTGLVLATACAALVGTALAGPAARIGGLLLSAALNTALCLACFRILTPKEIATRSLWPGCVLAGPLFTLLQAFGALLVTRELRHATAIYGFFATVIGLLSWIYLASQVTVYAAEANTVLARRLWPRSLLQPPLTGPDQEVLEALARQEERRPEQHVDVDFTGASRAKDGDRASGGPPADGPS
- a CDS encoding DUF6328 family protein, which codes for MEHTAHGSPPDRGGGPGRDETPQERADRRWNEVLQEVRVAQTGAQILFGFLVSVAFTPVFARLGSFDTDLYVVTVVLGACATGTLIAPVSFHHFLAGHNLKPALVRTAFRMIAFGLALLALTIGCALLLLLRTATGNPTLAWILSAAVMGWFATSWLLLPHLVLRRAERSRAAR
- a CDS encoding SsgA family sporulation/cell division regulator translates to MPATVEHESTVHLTGPAAGDLRMLMRYRSGDPYAVRLVFLDPDEPDTPDAPDGRGAQDGRAAGEGRAAEDGAVTWWLGRELLTVGLARPCGTGDVAVRPLTAELLELSFAAPGGAAVVHVSTRALQTFLRATYALVPAGSETARLAVPDDLSVLFESSGENPW
- a CDS encoding histidine phosphatase family protein encodes the protein MSGERMHRIVVVRHAKADPKQHTVHPDHERPLTDRGRQDAVLAGRWLAGPGPAVDRALVSTSARTRQTWELIAAELPHPPPAAFEEGLYHTAPDTILARLRRLPKDTASVALVGHNPGIRELALDLAGSATGDLRTRLEESGLRTAGVLVLSFPGPWSDLARGTAHLDTAWSPRP
- a CDS encoding FAD binding domain-containing protein — encoded protein: MPSSGPSWRRSHEEFGYLRPADPAEAVALLAADPHARYLGGGTNLVDLMKLGVERPRLLVDLGRLPLADIAPTGDGGLRIGALVRNADLAAHPLVRTAYPVLSQALLSGASGQLRNAATTGGNLLQRTRCLYFQDTAKPCNKRRPGSGCPAREGVHRDLAVLGHSEHCVATHPSDMAVALAALDATVALLGPDGARSLPLGDLHRLPGDRPDVEHRLLPGELITAVVLPPPGPGRSAYRKARDRASYAFALASVAAVLGVRDGRVTRVALAFGGVAPKPWRAWAAEDLLLGAPADEASFREAAEAELAAARPLRDNGFKVPLVRNLAVRVLSDLAEEAAG